The DNA segment GTTATCAAAGCAGTGTACTGGTCTCTTACTGGATACGATTACAAGATAACGAACCTAATTGATTATCATCCAGATACATACAAATACATCAATGTAGATGGTGAAACTCATATCCAGGGTATCGAATTAACGGCGGAGTTTAACACTGGAATCGTCCAACATCAGTTAAGTGCTGATTATAAGAATTCTGAGGATAAAGATGGCAAGCAACTTCAGCGCAGAGCGAAAGAACTTTATAAGTGGAATGCTTTAGTGCCTTTTGGACAGTTCGATTGGTCTATCAGCTACCAGTTCGTAGGAAAGCGACCAGATGTTGATTATGGAACTTGGCCATACTCAGATGTGTATCTTTCATCATATTCTTTAGTTGATACTGCACTAAGTTACTACGCTAATGAAAACTTAACAGTCAGTGCTCGAATAGACAATTTAACGGATGAGTCTTACGAGACAGCATTGGGTTATCCTGCTGCTGAAAGAGCATACTATCTGAACGTTATGTACCGTTTCTAACTTCCCAGAGCCGCCTTCGGGCGGTTTTTTTACGAGGTAACAATGAAAAACGTAATCATTAGCTGGTCATCAGGCAAAGACTCCACTCTAACCCTTGAGCGGTTATTAGAGGACAATAACTATAATGTAGTCGGACTATTCACAACTTACGTGGATGATACTGTGCCTTTTCAAGCCACGCCTTTAACCGTTGTACAAGCTCAAGCCGATGCCATTGGGTTACCCCTAATCCGAATTCCCTTACCAGAGATCTTCCCTGCAAATGATCTCTATCAGTCAACGATTGTTGGAGCTTTAAAAAACAGCGGCCTTGCTATTGATGCCGTTGCCTTTGGTGATATGTATTGTAATGGCATAGCTGACTACAGAAGAAGTTACATAGAGCCCCAAGGCTGGGAATGCACTCTCCCCCTTCTTGGTGCGGATACTTCAGCGTTAGCGAAAGAGGTTATTCAAAGAGGGATTGAGACACGGCTTATGACGGTCGACAGTTCACAGCTAGATAGCTCATTTTGTGGCGCAGTTTACGATTCTAAATTAATTGAGGCATTACCTAAGGGGGTAGACCCTTGTGGTGAAGATGGTGAGTTTCATACCTTAGTAACCAACGCACCTTGCTTTCGCAAATCAATTAATGTGGAGATGACGGTGCAAGAAAATGATGGTCGCTTCTTCTATCAAAGATACAAGTATATTGCTTAATTTTTGTCAGTCGCTATTATCGCGATGTTTCAGTAATTAGGTAGTTTCTAGTGGTCGCTTCAACAACCCCATCCATATTGATATTCGACTCTGGTGTCGGTGGCTTGTCTGTGTTTGATGAGATTCAAGATCTTCTTCCACAAGTTAACTACTATTACCTATTCGATAATGAAGCATATCCCTATGGTGAATTAGCTCATGAAACGTTAGTCGAGCGCACGACAAAACTGATCGAGCAGTTTATGCGTAAGCATACGATCGATTTAGTTGTGATTGCGTGTAACACTGCCAGCACAGTGGCACTCCCTGCACTTAGAGAGTTTTTATCCGTTCCGGTGGTTGGGGTTGTTCCTGCAATCAAGCCTGCATCGACAGTTGCAACCATAGGAATTGGCTTAATTGCGACACCGGCAACGGTGACTCGACCATACACTCATGAGCTCATTAAAGACTTTGCGCAAGATAAGCCTGTCGAACTGCTAGGCTCAACTAGATTGGTTGAAATGGCAGAGCATAAACTTCGCTCCGAAACTATTGACCTTATTGAATTAGAGCAGATCTTGTTCCCTTTGAAGGATAAGGTAGATGTTGCAGTATTGGGCTGTACCCACTTCCCGCTCTTAAAAGAAGAAATCCAACAGGTGTTGGGAGAGGCTGTGTTGTTGGTTGACTCAGGAAACGCAATCGCCAGACGTGTTAAAGAGATTTTAGCGCTGGTGGCTGACAGTGAAGTAAAGGGTAAAAGAGAGATATTCTCTAGTGCCACTCCTTTTAGCCAGCGTGCACTAGAGAAAACGATATCAAAATGGGGATTTGCGACTATTCAGAGCTCTCCGCTTGAGACTTAGGTTCATTCGCCACACGTACTTTTAAGGTCCTTTCCATATAAACGTGCTCGTTGAGTTCTTCAATCATCGAATCAGCGTCGGCAGAGTCGACAACAACAAAACCAAATCCACGACGTTTGCGAGTACGTTTATCTTTCATTAAACGTACGTTGACGACTGTTCCGTAGTCAGCAAACAAATCACGCACGTGCCCTTCATTTGCTTTGTAAGGTAGGTTACCTACATAAAGAGTCGTAGTATCGACTTCCTCTTCAGAAGTACCGTCTACTGAGTTAGTAGATGGGCCAACTAAGTTAATTAGCAGCGCAGTCAGAAAAACACCAAGAAGAAAGGCAAGACTAGGGGTGATTGGAATCAGGCTAGTAGCGATTCCACCGACGACAGCGACAGCGATCAGCGAAAAATAAAACTTATTTGAATTCATAATTGATCTACTTCGTTAATAAAACAAACAATTAAAACAGAAATTAAACATTTTGATATTACTTTTTCACGACGTGCTTTTCCAATCTATTGGTGTGACTTGACTCAAATGTTGAAATTTTATTCAAAAACAGCGTTTTTGATGGATAAATGAACGCTCGACAATAAAAAACAGAAAAACTTCAAAAAAAGGGTTGTCATTGTCTCAGGTCTCCCTATAATGCCGCCTCACCGACACGGAGTGCGACGCAAGTCACACACAGTGAAGGAGGTGAGAAAAGAAAGTTGAAAAACTTCTTGACTCACAAAAACCAAAGCGTATTATACGCACCCCTGACGACGAGGCGCTAAGCGACAAGTCAGTTAGGAAAGCTCTTTAAAAATATAAACCTATCAATCTGTGTGGGCACTCGTTGATGATAATCCAAAATGAAGCTTAGGCTTCAACTTAGATTTCAATGAACTGAGTGACCAATCGATACTTAGTATCGGCACAGTCAATTCATTATCGTTCTGTTGGAACGATAATAGCTTTAAAATTACATTAGTAGTTTTGAAGTCAGTATTCATTGAGTCAGTTCTTCGGAACATCAAAATCTTAAATTGAAGAGTTTGATCATGGCTCAGATTGAACGCTGGCGGCAGGCCTAACACATGCAAGTCGAGCGGCAGCGACATGATAGAAGCTTCGGTGGAAATCATGGGCGGCGAGCGGCGGACGGGTGAGTAATGCCTGGGAATATGCCTTGATGTGGGGGATAACTATTGGAAACGATAGCTAATACCGCATAATGCCTTCGGGCCAAAGAGGGGGACCTTCGGGCCTCTCGCGTCAAGATTAGCCCAGGTGGGATTAGCTAGTTGGTGAGGTAAAGGCTCACCAAGGCGACGATCCCTAGCTGGTCTGAGAGGATGATCAGCCACACTGGAACTGAGACACGGTCCAGACTCCTACGGGAGGCAGCAGTGGGGAATATTGCACAATGGGCGCAAGCCTGATGCAGCCATGCCGCGTGTGTGAAGAAGGCCTTCGGGTTGTAAAGCACTTTCAGCAGTGAGGAAGGCGGGTACGTTAATAGCGTGCTCGTTTGACGTTAGCTGCAGAAGAAGCACCGGCTAACTCCGTGCCAGCAGCCGCGGTAATACGGAGGGTGCGAGCGTTAATCGGAATTACTGGGCGTAAAGCGCATGCAGGTGGTTTGTTAAGTCAGATGTGAAAGCCCGGGGCTCAACCTCGGAACAGCATTTGAAACTGGCAGACTAGAGTACTGTAGAGGGGGGTAGAATTTCAGGTGTAGCGGTGAAATGCGTAGAGATCTGAAGGAATACCGGTGGCGAAGGCGGCCCCCTGGACAGATACTGACACTCAGATGCGAAAGCGTGGGGAGCAAACAGGATTAGATACCCTGGTAGTCCACGCCGTAAACGATGTCTACTTGGAGGTTGTGGCCTTGAGCCGTGGCTTTCGGAGCTAACGCGTTAAGTAGACCGCCTGGGGAGTACGGTCGCAAGATTAAAACTCAAATGAATTGACGGGGGCCCGCACAAGCGGTGGAGCATGTGGTTTAATTCGATGCAACGCGAAGAACCTTACCTACTCTTGACATCCAGAGAACTTTCCAGAGATGGATTGGTGCCTTCGGGAACTCTGAGACAGGTGCTGCATGGCTGTCGTCAGCTCGTGTTGTGAAATGTTGGGTTAAGTCCCGCAACGAGCGCAACCCTTATCCTTGTTTGCCAGCACTTCGGGTGGGAACTCCAGGGAGACTGCCGGTGATAAACCGGAGGAAGGTGGGGACGACGTCAAGTCATCATGGCCCTTACGAGTAGGGCTACACACGTGCTACAATGGCGCATACAGAGGGCAGCCAACTTGCGAGAGTGAGCGAATCCCAAAAAGTGCGTCGTAGTCCGGATTGGAGTCTGCAACTCGACTCCATGAAGTCGGAATCGCTAGTAATCGTGGATCAGAATGCCACGGTGAATACGTTCCCGGGCCTTGTACACACCGCCCG comes from the Vibrio astriarenae genome and includes:
- a CDS encoding adenine nucleotide alpha hydrolase, producing MKNVIISWSSGKDSTLTLERLLEDNNYNVVGLFTTYVDDTVPFQATPLTVVQAQADAIGLPLIRIPLPEIFPANDLYQSTIVGALKNSGLAIDAVAFGDMYCNGIADYRRSYIEPQGWECTLPLLGADTSALAKEVIQRGIETRLMTVDSSQLDSSFCGAVYDSKLIEALPKGVDPCGEDGEFHTLVTNAPCFRKSINVEMTVQENDGRFFYQRYKYIA
- the murI gene encoding glutamate racemase gives rise to the protein MVASTTPSILIFDSGVGGLSVFDEIQDLLPQVNYYYLFDNEAYPYGELAHETLVERTTKLIEQFMRKHTIDLVVIACNTASTVALPALREFLSVPVVGVVPAIKPASTVATIGIGLIATPATVTRPYTHELIKDFAQDKPVELLGSTRLVEMAEHKLRSETIDLIELEQILFPLKDKVDVAVLGCTHFPLLKEEIQQVLGEAVLLVDSGNAIARRVKEILALVADSEVKGKREIFSSATPFSQRALEKTISKWGFATIQSSPLET
- a CDS encoding RNA recognition motif domain-containing protein, whose translation is MNSNKFYFSLIAVAVVGGIATSLIPITPSLAFLLGVFLTALLINLVGPSTNSVDGTSEEEVDTTTLYVGNLPYKANEGHVRDLFADYGTVVNVRLMKDKRTRKRRGFGFVVVDSADADSMIEELNEHVYMERTLKVRVANEPKSQAESSE